The Rhodopirellula bahusiensis genome has a window encoding:
- a CDS encoding universal stress protein, giving the protein MRILLAVDSSPHAHQAVEFASHLPLRKPVDFDLVSVVAPPMMVDTGSMSMPLDFGSFLEIETDRNREAISHLANDLESQDHVHSVHTHVPIGPPTSALLDVAEQSSADLIVLGAIGHSAIERVLLGSVSDYVATHADSSALVVRAPKEASVQLDLQKIMVALSGRPEDERMLSWLKELKLRPNVEIHLVRILDRFTFYRQDLREQASDIWNSQHEQAQAQILDFETKLQDLGLNTETHLVEADHVGEALVEYSRRHGCDLAVTGDSDSGLLTRVFLGSTSRYVLRHADCSVLIIRDKEDRAKAHRQIAEQSMAGT; this is encoded by the coding sequence ATGCGAATTTTACTGGCCGTCGATTCTTCTCCCCATGCACATCAGGCCGTGGAGTTTGCATCGCATCTGCCGCTGAGAAAGCCCGTCGACTTTGACCTCGTCTCGGTCGTGGCTCCACCAATGATGGTCGACACGGGATCGATGTCCATGCCACTGGACTTCGGATCGTTTCTGGAGATTGAAACGGACCGCAACCGGGAGGCCATCTCGCATCTGGCGAACGATTTAGAATCTCAAGATCACGTTCATTCGGTGCACACTCATGTCCCGATCGGTCCGCCTACATCGGCTTTGCTGGACGTCGCGGAACAATCCAGCGCCGACCTGATTGTGCTGGGGGCCATCGGCCACTCCGCCATCGAACGAGTTCTCTTGGGGAGCGTTTCCGACTATGTCGCAACTCATGCCGATTCTAGCGCCCTGGTGGTTCGCGCCCCCAAAGAAGCGAGCGTTCAACTCGACTTGCAAAAGATCATGGTGGCATTGTCAGGCCGCCCAGAGGACGAACGCATGTTGTCGTGGTTGAAAGAGTTGAAGTTGCGTCCCAACGTGGAAATTCACCTGGTTCGCATTCTTGATCGCTTCACCTTCTATCGCCAAGACCTGCGTGAGCAAGCCTCCGACATTTGGAATTCGCAGCATGAACAAGCTCAAGCTCAGATTCTGGACTTCGAAACCAAACTGCAAGACTTAGGGCTCAATACCGAAACGCACTTGGTCGAAGCCGATCACGTTGGCGAGGCCTTGGTCGAATATTCGCGACGCCATGGCTGTGACTTGGCTGTGACCGGTGACAGTGACAGCGGACTGCTCACTCGCGTATTTCTGGGCAGCACCTCTCGGTATGTTCTTCGCCATGCGGACTGCAGCGTGCTGATCATTCGCGACAAAGAAGATCGAGCCAAGGCGCATCGTCAGATCGCAGAACAATCGATGGCAGGAACATGA
- a CDS encoding universal stress protein → MSEQQSRNLTTLVGVDPSPPARNALEALAMSSIAPSCNVSLATVVSEPPLYRVDDTDLPWIPQEVFDSRMEAEQRRLQALADELGSRFSACETVVAQGHPGRELLQLAETQGADWIVLGSVGHSAIARIMLGSTSDYVANRASCTCLIHRSPETPPDATESVFTRVVVAISNAASDASLPEWIETLRLQPGCEVHLLHVMETHPEYELHLLKKISAYMEEVRSAAWKLMESTRPKLESLGIHVRPMLVESAHIGQTIVDYADSHDCDLIIVGDQDDTMIERVMLGSVSRFVVRHASQSVLIARSITRSSTANKNLHS, encoded by the coding sequence ATGAGCGAACAACAATCTCGCAACTTAACAACACTGGTTGGCGTGGATCCATCACCGCCGGCTCGCAATGCGTTGGAAGCATTGGCGATGTCATCCATTGCTCCATCTTGCAATGTCTCACTGGCAACAGTCGTCTCGGAACCGCCGCTCTACCGTGTCGATGACACAGATTTGCCGTGGATTCCGCAGGAAGTCTTCGATTCACGAATGGAAGCGGAACAAAGACGCCTGCAAGCACTGGCCGATGAACTTGGCTCCCGTTTTTCGGCTTGCGAAACGGTCGTCGCCCAAGGACATCCTGGGCGAGAGTTACTGCAACTGGCCGAGACTCAAGGTGCCGACTGGATCGTCCTTGGTTCAGTTGGCCACTCTGCGATCGCGAGGATCATGCTGGGCAGCACTTCGGACTACGTCGCCAATCGTGCTTCATGCACTTGCTTGATTCATCGTTCACCCGAGACCCCACCGGACGCGACCGAGAGTGTTTTCACACGGGTGGTCGTCGCGATCAGCAATGCTGCTTCGGATGCCTCATTGCCGGAATGGATTGAAACGCTGCGGTTGCAGCCTGGTTGTGAAGTCCACCTGCTGCATGTGATGGAAACTCATCCGGAATACGAACTGCATCTGTTGAAGAAAATTTCGGCCTACATGGAAGAGGTCCGCTCAGCGGCTTGGAAGCTGATGGAATCGACGCGGCCGAAACTGGAGTCTCTCGGCATTCATGTGCGGCCGATGCTCGTCGAGTCGGCTCACATCGGTCAAACCATTGTCGACTATGCCGATTCGCACGACTGCGACTTGATCATCGTTGGCGATCAGGACGACACGATGATCGAACGGGTCATGCTGGGGAGTGTCAGCCGCTTCGTCGTCCGGCATGCATCCCAATCCGTGCTGATTGCACGCTCGATCACTCGATCGTCCACCGCAAATAAAAACTTGCATTCGTGA
- a CDS encoding sigma-54-dependent transcriptional regulator, whose translation MSQTIKLLLVDDEDDYRRSCGKFMERLGHTVRSSASGAEAMTFLDREDFDVAVFDIDMPGMNGLELMQRVQEEAFDVEVVFLTGKGTIEACVQAMQMGACDFLTKPCSLVDLEHRVQLASQRGKLKKENQQLKAIVTRNRPAPKLVGNSVAMKDLSRMISKVAPTRKPVLIEGESGTGKEVVARSVQQQSDLSDRPFVTINCAALPQQLVESELFGHQKGSFTGATADKPGLFEVADGGTLFIDEVGELPPELQPKLLRVLEDGSLRRIGCHRERKVKVRLIAATNRDLTEEVKAGRFREDLFYRINVLTLNLPPLRERKGDIELLLQHFLPRGWSLDDETLETMVHYHWPGNVRQLINVIERATILADQQVITMDDLPRELVHANDSLSSMRLPPEFSESSHLNGESVAIDHCENGTSIDAEQDPALGDSNLKVDDLVKAHVLKVLEQLGGNKAKTARHLGIHRRKLYRLLERFEQNLPSEEVL comes from the coding sequence ATGAGTCAGACCATTAAATTGCTACTTGTCGATGACGAAGATGACTACCGACGCAGCTGTGGGAAGTTCATGGAGCGATTGGGGCACACGGTGAGATCATCCGCGAGTGGAGCCGAGGCGATGACTTTCCTTGACCGGGAAGATTTCGATGTGGCTGTGTTCGACATCGACATGCCAGGGATGAATGGCCTCGAATTGATGCAACGAGTTCAGGAAGAAGCGTTTGATGTGGAGGTTGTTTTCTTGACCGGGAAAGGAACCATCGAAGCCTGCGTTCAGGCAATGCAGATGGGAGCTTGCGATTTCCTGACCAAGCCTTGCTCCTTGGTCGATCTCGAACATCGCGTGCAATTGGCTAGTCAAAGAGGGAAACTCAAAAAGGAAAACCAACAGCTCAAAGCAATCGTGACTCGAAATCGTCCTGCCCCCAAATTGGTCGGCAATTCCGTGGCCATGAAAGACCTTTCTCGAATGATTTCAAAGGTCGCTCCCACTCGCAAGCCGGTCCTGATTGAAGGTGAGAGCGGAACTGGCAAAGAGGTGGTGGCACGCTCGGTTCAACAACAAAGCGATCTATCGGACCGGCCATTTGTGACGATCAACTGCGCGGCGCTTCCTCAGCAATTGGTCGAAAGCGAACTGTTCGGGCATCAAAAAGGTTCGTTCACGGGTGCGACGGCCGATAAACCCGGACTGTTCGAAGTGGCTGATGGTGGAACCTTGTTCATCGACGAAGTCGGAGAACTGCCGCCGGAGCTGCAACCGAAATTGCTGCGAGTCCTAGAAGACGGCTCGCTCCGCAGGATCGGGTGCCATCGAGAACGCAAAGTCAAAGTCAGACTGATCGCTGCAACCAATCGTGATCTGACCGAAGAAGTCAAAGCGGGACGGTTTCGAGAAGATCTCTTCTACCGGATCAACGTGCTGACACTCAATCTGCCTCCGCTTCGAGAACGCAAAGGCGATATCGAACTGCTGCTTCAACACTTCTTGCCTCGTGGATGGTCGTTGGATGATGAAACACTCGAGACCATGGTTCACTACCACTGGCCCGGCAACGTTCGGCAGTTGATCAACGTCATCGAGCGTGCCACGATCCTGGCCGATCAGCAGGTGATCACGATGGATGATTTGCCACGTGAGCTTGTTCACGCGAACGACTCGCTTTCATCGATGCGATTGCCCCCTGAATTTTCCGAATCCTCGCATCTCAATGGCGAATCCGTCGCAATCGATCATTGCGAGAATGGAACGTCGATCGACGCCGAGCAAGACCCGGCGTTGGGCGACAGCAATTTGAAAGTCGACGACCTCGTCAAAGCACACGTGCTCAAGGTTCTGGAGCAGCTTGGAGGAAACAAAGCCAAGACAGCTCGGCATTTGGGAATCCATCGCCGAAAGCTCTATCGCCTGCTGGAACGTTTCGAGCAGAACTTGCCATCGGAAGAAGTGTTATGA
- a CDS encoding ATP-binding protein: MQFFNHILVIEDDLDAAESLSDVLSIEGFEVTIVASVHEALEVLGKKRFGLILTDRRLPDGLIEDRVQDLLAASAKTPVIVVTGYSDLQAAIKAFRQGISDYVIKPIIPEDLIQTVRRILDRRVLKQELVKEHAFAERLQSTAEAIILVLDFNGQVVHFNRFLTELTGWTQDDLIGENWFEKCIFTDDLDRLSQIFETTARLESSRGVTNRIRCKNGEAREFRWSNSKLNDDEGCPQFVLSIGIDVSDLAEATQRAVRAERLAAIGETVAALAHESRNAIQRIKAASEVLAMDIRNDSDSEEELSAIQRAASDLATLLESVRAFAAPIHTKLERVDLEYIWQRAWNDLESKWRLRDAKLIEMASTCEHEVEVDVCRMEQVFRNLFTNALEATDGSVRIEMDCSCDERQVHVRIKDNGPGLTEEQANHMFEPFYTTKPTGTGLGMPICQRIIEAHGGTIMAESFETGTKVSICVPREKTASLMGLPEVSLA, from the coding sequence ATGCAATTTTTTAACCACATCCTTGTCATTGAGGACGACCTCGATGCGGCCGAGTCTTTGTCCGACGTGTTATCAATCGAAGGATTCGAAGTCACGATCGTGGCGAGCGTTCATGAGGCGTTGGAAGTTCTCGGGAAAAAACGATTCGGGTTGATTCTGACCGACCGGCGTCTTCCAGACGGATTGATCGAGGATCGAGTGCAAGATCTGCTTGCCGCGAGCGCGAAAACTCCGGTGATTGTGGTGACGGGTTACAGCGATCTGCAGGCGGCCATCAAAGCCTTTCGGCAGGGGATTTCGGACTATGTTATCAAGCCAATCATTCCTGAAGATCTGATCCAAACCGTGCGTCGGATCCTTGATCGTCGTGTCCTAAAGCAGGAGCTGGTTAAGGAGCACGCCTTTGCTGAGCGACTTCAGTCCACCGCCGAAGCCATTATCCTGGTTTTGGATTTCAATGGCCAAGTCGTTCATTTCAACCGGTTCTTGACGGAGTTGACTGGTTGGACACAAGATGACCTCATAGGAGAGAACTGGTTTGAAAAATGTATCTTCACCGATGATCTTGATCGGCTCAGTCAGATCTTCGAGACCACCGCGAGACTGGAATCTTCGCGAGGTGTCACCAACCGGATTCGCTGTAAAAACGGCGAGGCTCGCGAATTCCGTTGGTCCAATTCCAAGTTGAATGATGACGAAGGTTGCCCGCAGTTTGTTTTGTCGATCGGCATTGATGTGTCGGACCTAGCGGAAGCCACACAACGTGCTGTTCGCGCCGAGCGTTTGGCAGCAATTGGGGAAACCGTCGCTGCACTAGCACATGAAAGCCGGAATGCGATTCAGCGAATCAAGGCGGCGTCCGAGGTCCTGGCAATGGACATTCGCAACGACTCGGATTCAGAAGAAGAATTGTCTGCCATTCAGCGAGCCGCCTCTGATCTAGCGACATTGCTGGAAAGTGTTCGGGCCTTTGCGGCGCCAATTCATACCAAGCTCGAACGTGTCGACTTGGAGTACATCTGGCAGCGAGCATGGAATGACTTGGAATCCAAATGGCGACTCCGCGATGCAAAGTTGATCGAAATGGCGTCCACGTGCGAGCATGAGGTCGAAGTCGATGTCTGCCGGATGGAACAAGTCTTCCGCAATTTGTTCACCAACGCTTTGGAGGCAACGGATGGATCCGTTCGAATCGAAATGGATTGCAGTTGTGACGAAAGACAAGTTCATGTTCGCATCAAGGACAACGGTCCCGGTTTGACCGAAGAGCAAGCGAACCACATGTTTGAGCCGTTCTACACCACGAAGCCCACCGGGACGGGGCTGGGGATGCCGATCTGCCAACGAATCATTGAAGCTCATGGAGGCACGATCATGGCAGAATCATTTGAGACCGGAACGAAAGTTTCGATCTGCGTTCCGCGAGAAAAGACGGCGTCGCTGATGGGGCTTCCTGAAGTTTCGCTGGCCTGA
- a CDS encoding zinc ribbon domain-containing protein YjdM — MSDLPNCPECAGEFTYEDGILLVCPSCGHEWSPAEAEAAAEANVIRDANGNALENGDTVVVIKDLKVKGAGQTVKVGTKVKNIRLVDGDHDIDCKIDGIGAMGLKSEFVRKA; from the coding sequence ATGAGTGACCTGCCAAATTGCCCCGAGTGTGCCGGCGAATTCACCTATGAAGATGGCATCCTTTTGGTTTGTCCCAGCTGCGGGCATGAATGGTCGCCAGCTGAGGCCGAGGCCGCGGCGGAAGCAAACGTCATTCGCGACGCCAACGGGAACGCACTCGAAAATGGCGACACGGTGGTTGTCATCAAGGACTTGAAAGTCAAAGGTGCCGGGCAGACGGTCAAAGTGGGCACCAAAGTCAAGAACATCCGCTTGGTCGATGGCGACCACGACATCGATTGCAAGATCGACGGCATCGGTGCGATGGGCCTGAAGTCGGAATTCGTCCGAAAAGCGTGA
- a CDS encoding chemotaxis protein CheB, which translates to MPPDTGMSFVVIQLLSPHFKCLMDERLARHTKMAIHKVRIAKVRS; encoded by the coding sequence ATGCCTCCCGATACGGGAATGTCATTTGTCGTCATCCAACTCTTGTCGCCTCACTTCAAATGCCTGATGGACGAACGGTTGGCTCGTCACACCAAGATGGCGATCCACAAGGTGAGGATCGCAAAAGTGCGATCGTGA
- a CDS encoding response regulator, with protein sequence MPNQEKPIDILLAEDSETDAELTIDALQQGKIHNNIYHVWDGEEVLRFLRKEGEYKDAVRPDLILLDLNMPRMDGRTVLKEIRSDDLIKAIPVVVLTTSSQERDIHESYGLAANNYIVKPVDIVQFFEVIQSVQEFWVNVVKLPKK encoded by the coding sequence ATGCCAAACCAAGAGAAACCCATCGACATCCTGCTGGCCGAAGATAGCGAAACCGATGCAGAACTAACCATTGATGCATTGCAACAAGGTAAGATCCACAACAACATCTATCATGTTTGGGACGGTGAAGAGGTGCTACGATTCCTTCGCAAGGAGGGCGAGTACAAAGATGCAGTTCGCCCCGATTTGATCCTTCTCGATCTCAACATGCCTCGAATGGACGGTCGAACGGTTCTCAAAGAAATCCGATCCGACGATCTGATCAAGGCGATTCCGGTGGTCGTTTTAACTACGTCCAGTCAAGAACGTGACATCCACGAATCATACGGGCTGGCCGCCAACAATTACATCGTCAAACCAGTCGACATTGTCCAATTCTTTGAGGTGATTCAAAGCGTCCAGGAATTCTGGGTCAACGTAGTCAAGCTACCGAAGAAATAG